Proteins encoded by one window of Cuniculiplasma divulgatum:
- a CDS encoding FMN-binding negative transcriptional regulator, with protein MYIPNEFKVTDQEKVYQFIRKNSFGLLLTSVNDEIFNSQIPFIIKPEGDSFILYGHLSRNNDQWKTSENKKVTVLFLGTHHYISPRWYTIESSVPTWDYATVKINGILELLERSQTELLLKELSLELDPEWAALQKEKEDYYQKMIEEIVGFRIKVTEIFAKWKMSQNRPVEDITKVLDNLNKIPHSDAKETAHEILESNLSRLTRTKL; from the coding sequence GTGTATATACCAAACGAATTTAAGGTGACAGATCAAGAAAAGGTCTATCAATTTATCAGGAAGAACAGTTTTGGGTTACTTCTTACATCAGTCAATGACGAGATATTTAACTCACAAATACCGTTTATCATAAAACCAGAGGGAGATTCTTTTATTCTTTATGGCCATCTTTCCAGAAATAATGATCAGTGGAAAACTTCAGAAAATAAGAAGGTGACCGTACTATTTCTGGGAACTCATCATTATATATCACCCAGATGGTATACAATAGAGTCTTCTGTTCCAACCTGGGATTACGCTACTGTGAAAATTAATGGGATACTAGAATTACTGGAGAGAAGTCAAACAGAACTCTTGTTAAAAGAACTGAGTCTTGAATTAGATCCAGAGTGGGCGGCATTACAAAAAGAAAAAGAAGATTATTATCAAAAAATGATAGAGGAAATTGTCGGTTTTAGAATAAAAGTTACAGAAATATTTGCAAAATGGAAAATGAGCCAGAACAGACCAGTTGAAGATATCACAAAAGTGTTAGATAATCTTAACAAAATACCTCATTCTGATGCCAAAGAAACCGCTCATGAAATATTGGAATCTAACCTTTCAAGATTAACCAGGACAAAATTATGA
- a CDS encoding MFS transporter, whose translation MDNVKIVTVSSAIRGLGYSSIWIYSSIYMTKFLGLSTFFAALVFMSGGIVSSFAQYGGGRLGDRIGHKKVFTIFLSAVFLMSLILAVSKFINGSTILFPLSFGAIMVLNGFQSPSSNALVSRSSNVQLKGFSIMRVGNNLGWGFGPAMGGFILSYFGFPGIFYFFTVTALISFLISLKVRNIPLNIEEKHLKFNTSNLALIVISVSALLIFMVQAQETISLSLYSDGIFSGQYYEIGLVYMLNGLLVAFTQPFFYKISRKMGEFQALILGGLIYTLGFASYGLDSNLIQMLVSTAVFTMGENLSFPNGYSIVASISRKEKIGTNIGIYNAFCSAGRAFGPLLGGAFLPVISSHILFWIYVTFPGFIATVLLIFFYRTIKNYRERFSKSIS comes from the coding sequence ATGGACAATGTAAAAATTGTGACAGTTTCCTCAGCAATAAGGGGTCTTGGATATTCATCCATTTGGATTTACAGTTCCATTTATATGACTAAATTTCTTGGGCTTTCAACGTTTTTTGCTGCACTTGTATTCATGTCAGGAGGAATTGTTTCTTCCTTTGCCCAGTATGGTGGAGGAAGGCTTGGAGATCGAATTGGTCATAAGAAGGTTTTCACCATATTCCTATCAGCAGTCTTTTTAATGAGTCTTATTCTCGCAGTAAGCAAATTCATTAATGGTTCAACCATTCTTTTTCCACTCAGTTTTGGGGCCATAATGGTACTTAACGGATTTCAATCTCCATCCTCAAACGCTCTTGTTTCCAGATCGAGCAATGTTCAGCTGAAGGGATTTTCCATAATGAGAGTGGGTAACAATCTGGGCTGGGGGTTTGGTCCTGCCATGGGCGGATTTATACTGTCATATTTCGGATTTCCCGGTATCTTCTATTTTTTTACTGTAACTGCCTTGATCTCGTTTTTAATCTCCTTAAAGGTAAGAAATATTCCCTTAAATATAGAGGAAAAACACCTAAAGTTCAACACCAGTAATCTGGCACTCATTGTCATTTCTGTTTCAGCACTACTGATATTTATGGTCCAGGCTCAGGAAACAATATCTCTCTCACTCTACTCCGATGGAATATTCTCTGGGCAGTATTACGAAATAGGGTTAGTCTATATGCTTAATGGTTTACTAGTAGCCTTTACACAGCCATTTTTCTACAAAATTTCCAGAAAAATGGGGGAATTTCAAGCATTAATTCTGGGGGGATTGATTTATACATTGGGTTTTGCATCCTATGGACTAGACTCTAACCTTATTCAGATGCTAGTATCAACAGCAGTATTCACAATGGGAGAGAATCTATCATTCCCTAATGGCTACTCCATAGTCGCAAGTATTTCCAGAAAGGAGAAAATTGGAACCAATATAGGAATATACAATGCATTCTGTTCAGCAGGGCGTGCTTTCGGTCCACTTCTTGGTGGGGCATTCTTACCAGTTATTTCAAGTCATATACTTTTCTGGATATATGTCACATTTCCTGGCTTTATTGCCACAGTCCTCCTAATATTTTTTTACAGAACCATTAAAAATTACAGAGAACGGTTCAGCAAATCTATTTCTTGA
- a CDS encoding Lrp/AsnC family transcriptional regulator, producing the protein MDDKDSRILEYLMEKGRDKIADISRNLDIPRITIYERMQNMISNGVIKGFTAIPDYSQLGLGAMAYVFVSFDPKANVKQREMARIIGHFPQVYEVSIVAGQWDLIIKVRGKSIEEIGEFVLDKLRSVAGVERTETITVFSSIK; encoded by the coding sequence ATGGATGACAAGGATAGTAGAATACTTGAGTATCTTATGGAGAAAGGCAGGGACAAAATTGCTGACATTTCAAGGAATCTGGACATTCCTAGAATCACTATCTATGAAAGAATGCAGAATATGATCTCAAATGGCGTAATAAAAGGATTTACAGCAATTCCTGATTATTCTCAGCTGGGACTTGGTGCAATGGCTTATGTGTTTGTATCCTTTGATCCCAAGGCAAATGTAAAACAGAGAGAAATGGCACGCATCATTGGGCATTTCCCACAGGTCTATGAAGTTAGTATAGTGGCCGGTCAGTGGGACCTAATCATAAAAGTAAGAGGAAAAAGTATCGAGGAAATCGGTGAATTCGTTCTGGACAAACTCAGGTCCGTAGCCGGAGTAGAAAGGACTGAAACAATCACAGTTTTCTCATCAATAAAATAA
- a CDS encoding asparagine synthetase A, translating to MQEIVTTELREHLKGERLKIALEVNTLIRRKMSDILVKHGFLEIPPVIFSSVTDPLNHPVYDPTFEYEGSRYSLTKSMIFHKQMIVQEIPKIYTFSPNVRLETADKAKSGRHLLEFTQLDLEMLNASREDAMKLGEELIKGAIEEVVKKLPDKLAILNRKLRVPETPFKTYRYTEAKEKYGDDFEQKLSELEVDPFWIIDIPLKEREFYDREKDDEKGILRDMDLMYPEGFNEAISGGEREYEIERIKERVLAKGQTFEQFKWFLDYAEEGLQLSSGFGIGIERLVRYICGFKRIEDVHPFPKTPGKFSI from the coding sequence ATGCAAGAAATTGTAACTACTGAATTGAGAGAACATCTCAAAGGTGAGAGATTAAAAATAGCCCTTGAAGTAAACACGTTAATAAGGAGAAAAATGTCAGATATTTTGGTTAAACATGGATTCCTTGAGATTCCACCTGTGATATTTTCCTCTGTAACGGACCCACTGAACCACCCAGTATATGATCCTACCTTTGAGTACGAGGGATCACGGTATTCACTTACAAAAAGTATGATCTTCCATAAACAGATGATTGTGCAGGAAATACCAAAAATATATACGTTTTCACCAAATGTAAGGCTTGAAACAGCAGATAAGGCAAAAAGCGGCAGGCATCTTCTGGAATTTACTCAACTTGATCTGGAAATGCTAAACGCATCAAGGGAAGATGCAATGAAACTTGGAGAGGAGCTCATAAAGGGGGCCATTGAAGAGGTCGTCAAGAAGCTTCCTGATAAGCTTGCTATTCTAAACAGAAAGCTGCGTGTTCCAGAGACTCCTTTCAAGACTTACAGGTATACCGAAGCAAAGGAAAAATACGGTGATGACTTTGAACAGAAACTATCAGAACTGGAAGTTGATCCATTCTGGATAATAGATATTCCACTTAAGGAAAGAGAGTTTTATGACAGGGAGAAGGATGATGAAAAAGGGATTCTGAGAGATATGGACCTTATGTATCCTGAGGGGTTCAACGAAGCTATTTCAGGAGGAGAAAGGGAATATGAGATTGAGAGAATAAAGGAAAGGGTTCTGGCCAAGGGACAGACATTTGAGCAGTTCAAGTGGTTCCTTGATTATGCTGAGGAAGGTTTGCAACTTTCATCGGGTTTTGGCATAGGTATTGAGAGACTTGTCAGGTACATATGTGGATTTAAACGAATTGAGGATGTGCACCCATTCCCTAAAACACCGGGTAAATTCTCAATTTAA
- a CDS encoding PINc/VapC family ATPase encodes MDYIPDTSVIVDGRFTKYIAKIKSDSRVIISEALIAEVEHQANQSRSIGFAALDELKKVKEICAKKGIIIEFFGKRPTQWQKINGHNGEIDEIIRSEAMDLNGILVTGDIVQKNIAVLKGIQCQYLEPDDKISVKLEEFFDNETISVHIKADTYVKVKKGVPGSVETVRTDHFLKSSEVDALINNLIKRAGNEKDSFVEMDMAGATVLQLNVYRIVIARPPFSSTAEITAVRPVIKKELAYYEIPEEIMNHITSGSAGILVAGSPGAGKSTFVQALADHLNDQGMIVKTMEKPRDLQVNKEITQYTSLEGSMEQTGNILLLVRNDYTVFDEMRVTSDFKVFSDLRMAGVGMIGVVHATKPVDALHRFIGRIELGLIPQVIDTILFVKNGKISKYLSISHTVKVPYGMVQEDLSRPVIQVKDTLTREELYEIYSFGEQIVVVPIEENEGTSQINEAKTELVRSTISEYLGYDQVVVSPKGKRKYKVTIPESLRPKLLGRKGANISELEKSLGVSIDVVSEEDRARRSVAVEVKNRIIYLHCNEKNSLVNIYVDDVMAIQGRTSSKGIIRIKVDSEAGINLEKAMKSGKTITYSLQS; translated from the coding sequence GTGGATTATATCCCAGACACATCTGTCATAGTAGATGGAAGATTTACAAAATACATAGCAAAGATAAAGAGTGATTCAAGGGTCATTATCAGCGAAGCACTTATTGCGGAAGTTGAGCACCAGGCCAATCAGAGTAGATCCATAGGATTTGCAGCCCTTGACGAATTGAAAAAGGTCAAGGAAATATGCGCAAAGAAAGGCATAATTATCGAATTTTTTGGTAAGCGCCCAACACAGTGGCAGAAAATAAACGGACATAACGGGGAAATTGATGAAATAATAAGAAGTGAGGCCATGGATCTCAACGGAATTCTTGTAACTGGCGACATCGTACAGAAGAACATAGCAGTTCTCAAGGGTATACAGTGCCAGTATCTGGAACCGGATGATAAGATATCTGTTAAACTCGAGGAATTTTTTGATAATGAAACCATTTCAGTTCATATTAAAGCAGATACCTATGTTAAGGTAAAGAAAGGAGTTCCGGGTAGTGTTGAAACTGTACGAACCGATCATTTCCTAAAAAGTTCTGAGGTAGATGCACTTATAAATAATCTGATAAAGAGAGCTGGAAACGAAAAAGACTCATTCGTGGAGATGGATATGGCTGGAGCCACAGTACTTCAGCTCAACGTCTACAGAATCGTAATAGCAAGACCTCCATTTTCCAGTACCGCTGAAATAACTGCTGTAAGACCAGTCATCAAGAAAGAACTTGCCTACTATGAAATTCCAGAGGAAATTATGAATCATATAACCTCTGGTTCAGCCGGAATTCTGGTTGCCGGTAGCCCTGGGGCAGGTAAAAGTACATTTGTACAGGCACTGGCGGATCATCTTAACGATCAGGGAATGATAGTAAAAACTATGGAAAAACCAAGAGATCTTCAGGTGAATAAGGAGATCACCCAGTACACGTCCCTTGAAGGTTCTATGGAGCAGACGGGAAATATTTTACTTCTTGTCAGAAACGATTATACTGTTTTCGATGAGATGAGGGTCACATCAGATTTCAAGGTATTTTCAGATCTTCGAATGGCTGGAGTGGGAATGATAGGCGTTGTTCATGCAACAAAGCCAGTAGATGCACTGCATAGATTCATTGGTCGTATAGAACTTGGGCTTATACCTCAGGTGATAGATACAATACTGTTCGTGAAGAATGGGAAGATATCAAAATACCTGTCCATTTCGCACACAGTAAAGGTGCCCTACGGAATGGTACAGGAAGATCTCTCTAGACCTGTGATTCAGGTAAAGGACACCCTGACCAGAGAGGAACTTTATGAAATCTATTCCTTTGGAGAGCAAATAGTTGTGGTTCCAATTGAAGAAAATGAAGGTACATCACAGATCAATGAGGCTAAAACTGAACTGGTCAGGTCAACGATTTCGGAATATCTGGGATATGATCAGGTTGTTGTATCTCCGAAAGGAAAGAGAAAATATAAGGTTACCATTCCTGAGTCTCTGCGCCCCAAACTGCTCGGTAGAAAAGGCGCAAATATAAGCGAGCTTGAAAAAAGTCTTGGGGTATCAATAGATGTGGTTTCAGAGGAAGATAGGGCAAGAAGATCTGTTGCTGTGGAGGTGAAGAACAGGATAATCTACCTGCATTGCAATGAGAAAAACAGCCTCGTAAACATATATGTTGATGATGTAATGGCAATACAGGGAAGAACTTCCAGCAAGGGAATAATTCGAATAAAGGTTGATAGCGAAGCAGGAATCAATCTGGAAAAGGCAATGAAATCAGGAAAAACAATAACCTATTCGCTCCAGTCGTAA
- a CDS encoding asparagine synthase C-terminal domain-containing protein, translated as MISDFMGSENFSARLIGMLKDQDELIGDSAFALSGGIDSSLLFSVLGKGKHAYCVGVKGSQDFVYAEGLCITLKANLTKIYVENSDVIECYRIVKGIDPNISFLDLGFETVLAIILSRISEETLVTGQGADEIFYGYKKFSDGREENNKSSLDKLYKITLPRENKIAEYFGKKLITPYLENGIPEYFSTMDRKVHLGDGNNKLIIREAGRISGLPESIYTRGKKAAQYGTGIRKVQERLGLR; from the coding sequence ATGATATCGGATTTCATGGGGTCAGAAAATTTTTCTGCTCGTCTAATCGGGATGCTGAAGGACCAGGATGAATTAATAGGAGACTCCGCTTTTGCCCTGTCTGGCGGGATAGACAGCTCACTTCTTTTTTCAGTTCTTGGTAAGGGAAAACATGCCTATTGTGTAGGTGTAAAGGGATCGCAGGACTTTGTATACGCTGAAGGACTGTGTATAACATTAAAAGCAAACCTTACAAAAATATATGTTGAAAACAGTGATGTAATAGAATGCTACAGAATAGTGAAGGGCATTGATCCCAATATTTCATTCCTGGATCTTGGTTTTGAGACCGTCCTGGCTATCATTCTTTCAAGAATAAGTGAGGAGACACTTGTTACAGGACAGGGGGCCGATGAAATTTTTTATGGATACAAAAAATTTTCAGATGGAAGGGAAGAAAATAATAAAAGTAGCCTTGATAAATTATATAAGATAACACTTCCCAGAGAAAACAAAATTGCTGAATATTTCGGTAAGAAACTAATAACTCCCTATCTGGAAAATGGGATTCCAGAATATTTCAGTACCATGGACAGAAAGGTTCATCTTGGTGACGGGAATAATAAACTGATAATAAGAGAAGCAGGAAGGATATCAGGACTCCCGGAATCCATATACACCAGGGGAAAGAAAGCTGCTCAGTATGGAACAGGCATAAGGAAAGTTCAGGAAAGACTTGGACTTAGATGA
- a CDS encoding MFS transporter codes for MYSMNWYNVSPMLFNITSTYGVSSALSGLILSAFLIGTGLFQIPSGLVASKIGSKNTALTGMAIMSVAATTSLISPDFTVFLVTRFVVGLGSAFFFSSGIAVLNDIDERNVSRNIAAFNTAFSVGGGFGVVGFAYFLQYTSWQNLLAAGGVVTLILTVVSFILIPDLSTKSGKRNEFGKNVYRRLTSRPLLLLSMSLAGYWGLNFTFEEYLQPFAQNLGFSGPVSGFIGSLSLFAGLLGMVLFAYFSSKRASVILPSLVIFISAVLALQFFGLSYYLFLTAVLGGSISVIIFSLEYSYVVKLETEKQFVALGISIMNALQIATGSVITFLFGYLFSVNADLSWIILGIIALIFLPLGVSVMKQRS; via the coding sequence CTGTACTCCATGAACTGGTACAATGTATCACCAATGTTATTCAATATAACCTCCACATATGGTGTAAGTTCAGCACTTTCCGGTCTCATTCTTTCTGCGTTTCTTATAGGTACCGGACTTTTTCAAATTCCATCAGGACTTGTAGCGTCTAAAATTGGGTCAAAAAACACCGCATTGACAGGTATGGCAATTATGTCTGTAGCCGCCACTACATCACTTATTTCTCCAGACTTCACCGTTTTCCTTGTAACGAGATTTGTTGTTGGTCTTGGATCTGCATTCTTTTTTTCATCAGGAATTGCAGTTCTCAATGATATAGATGAAAGAAATGTAAGCAGAAATATTGCCGCATTTAACACCGCTTTTTCTGTGGGAGGTGGGTTCGGTGTTGTGGGATTTGCGTACTTTCTCCAGTATACCTCCTGGCAGAACCTACTGGCAGCCGGAGGTGTGGTAACACTAATTCTCACAGTTGTCTCATTCATCCTTATTCCGGACCTGAGTACAAAGAGTGGTAAAAGGAATGAATTTGGAAAGAATGTGTATAGAAGGCTCACATCACGCCCATTACTGCTTCTCTCTATGTCTCTGGCTGGCTACTGGGGTTTGAATTTTACTTTCGAAGAATACCTGCAACCCTTCGCTCAGAATCTTGGTTTCAGCGGGCCTGTATCCGGTTTCATAGGATCACTGTCTCTATTTGCAGGTCTCCTGGGAATGGTTTTATTTGCCTACTTTTCAAGCAAGAGGGCATCAGTTATACTTCCATCACTTGTCATATTCATTTCTGCAGTTCTGGCGCTCCAGTTCTTTGGACTTTCATACTACCTGTTCCTGACGGCAGTACTTGGTGGAAGCATAAGCGTCATAATTTTTTCACTTGAATATTCATACGTTGTGAAATTAGAAACCGAAAAACAGTTTGTAGCCCTTGGCATATCAATAATGAATGCACTTCAAATTGCAACCGGATCTGTTATTACATTCCTGTTCGGTTATCTGTTCTCTGTGAACGCAGATCTTTCCTGGATAATCCTCGGTATAATCGCGCTAATATTCCTTCCACTGGGAGTTTCTGTCATGAAGCAGAGAAGCTAA
- a CDS encoding MFS transporter gives MKQSGNDTISIFRRNGIAVVASNQFIRVFARSQMWIFLPLYLLEIRHVPYIIIGLVVFLMAISSLPLTLVAGGLIDKRGARSVIIVSNIFLGLLLLSLTLLIFENSNLYLIYMVLILSEPLMNIIGAADNVIVSDNSSVAERNSAFSIVRILQNLGFSLGPAIGGFIAGIGYGYIFLLTTVFSFSELFIYAKFLKKQQKKGESEKDDTVNMKPDIFKAFKDRPFFIVAILISLFYLILGQWGTTLTFFWKGFDNMSDFDIGLLYSVNGVVVTLGQLPVNRLLSKMEDITRINLGYIVYLFSFSLLPFFRGFIFLVLDTILITMGENIVSPSINTVISRIAPVNKRGQYFTSFQVLTGMVTPIAPVLGTFFLTVFSADLGLIWYPFTIIGTIFFLSFIPLWKKVNMREHNN, from the coding sequence TTGAAACAATCAGGTAACGATACTATAAGCATTTTCCGGAGGAACGGTATTGCCGTTGTAGCCTCAAATCAGTTTATAAGAGTATTTGCCAGATCTCAAATGTGGATTTTTCTACCCCTCTATCTTCTTGAGATCAGGCATGTACCATATATCATAATCGGTCTTGTAGTATTTCTTATGGCTATATCCTCACTGCCATTAACACTGGTCGCTGGTGGTCTCATAGATAAGAGAGGTGCCAGATCTGTAATTATCGTATCAAATATTTTCCTTGGTCTACTCCTTCTTTCTCTAACCTTACTGATTTTCGAAAATAGCAACCTCTATCTCATTTACATGGTGCTGATCCTTAGTGAGCCACTTATGAACATAATAGGGGCTGCAGACAATGTGATAGTTTCGGATAATTCATCAGTGGCTGAAAGAAACTCTGCATTCAGCATTGTTAGAATCCTTCAGAACCTGGGGTTTTCACTGGGTCCAGCCATTGGAGGATTTATTGCAGGCATAGGTTATGGCTATATATTTCTCCTCACCACAGTTTTCTCATTCTCAGAACTGTTTATTTATGCAAAATTCCTGAAAAAGCAGCAGAAAAAAGGGGAGAGTGAAAAGGATGATACGGTTAACATGAAGCCAGACATCTTCAAGGCTTTCAAGGATAGGCCATTTTTCATTGTTGCAATTCTTATTTCATTATTTTACCTGATTCTTGGTCAGTGGGGAACAACGCTCACGTTCTTCTGGAAGGGATTTGACAACATGTCTGATTTTGATATAGGATTACTCTATTCTGTTAATGGGGTTGTTGTAACTCTCGGACAGCTTCCAGTAAACAGGCTTCTGAGTAAGATGGAGGATATCACCAGGATCAACCTTGGTTATATTGTGTATCTCTTTTCATTTTCACTTTTGCCATTCTTCAGGGGATTCATTTTCCTTGTTTTGGATACCATATTAATAACTATGGGTGAAAATATTGTTTCCCCGTCAATCAACACTGTCATAAGCAGGATCGCACCGGTTAATAAAAGGGGACAGTATTTCACATCATTTCAGGTGCTTACCGGAATGGTTACACCAATTGCACCTGTACTCGGAACATTCTTTCTTACAGTATTCTCAGCTGATCTGGGATTGATATGGTATCCCTTTACCATAATAGGCACCATATTCTTCCTTTCATTTATCCCACTGTGGAAGAAAGTTAACATGAGGGAGCACAATAATTAG
- a CDS encoding radical SAM protein, which yields MEREYSPDLLFIELTKACDYSCIHCRASSISEVSPDEMKGYEIRKLLENLTSSMERIPHVIFTGGNPLLHPDFSSILMDAARLRLGFSVSPAAGDFLTVDQIFKMEEYGVGSISLSLDGTPSTHDHIRNRKGSFRKTVELANLIKSEGIRTQINTTIMERNIMDLPFIFHTLRELGINIWELFFLIKTGRGIGEEPISAQEMEDVLKYLYMLKVAGFSIRTVEAPQISRIEIETIRKGYMEGGTLLNALAVETRKLTGLDIFDLEIPEQYNPRRRIRTLFISSTGDVSVSGLFNLSIGNVREQNLIDIIRTSHVLKDISDSGRLLGKCSSCEFNGVCGGSRARAYIETGNFLESDPSCAYLPPNTIREIR from the coding sequence ATGGAACGAGAATATTCACCGGATCTATTATTTATTGAGTTAACCAAAGCGTGCGATTATTCCTGCATACACTGCAGGGCCTCCTCCATTAGCGAAGTCAGTCCGGATGAGATGAAAGGTTATGAAATCAGGAAGTTACTTGAAAACCTTACATCATCAATGGAGCGAATACCACACGTTATCTTTACAGGCGGTAATCCATTGCTTCATCCAGATTTCTCAAGTATACTTATGGACGCTGCAAGGTTGAGATTGGGTTTTTCCGTGAGTCCAGCTGCTGGAGACTTCTTGACTGTAGATCAGATATTCAAGATGGAAGAGTATGGGGTAGGTTCCATATCTCTTTCTCTGGATGGGACTCCATCAACGCACGATCACATAAGAAACAGGAAAGGTTCATTCAGGAAAACTGTAGAACTGGCCAACTTAATTAAATCAGAAGGGATCAGGACGCAGATAAATACCACTATAATGGAGAGAAATATAATGGACCTTCCCTTTATATTTCACACATTAAGAGAACTTGGTATAAACATATGGGAACTGTTCTTTCTCATTAAGACTGGGCGAGGAATAGGGGAGGAACCTATCTCTGCACAGGAAATGGAAGATGTGCTCAAATATCTGTACATGCTAAAGGTGGCGGGGTTCTCCATAAGAACTGTTGAGGCTCCACAAATTAGCAGGATAGAAATAGAGACCATTAGAAAGGGGTATATGGAAGGTGGTACACTACTGAATGCACTGGCAGTAGAAACAAGAAAGCTCACCGGCCTTGATATATTTGATCTTGAAATACCTGAACAGTATAATCCCAGACGAAGAATCAGGACACTCTTTATTTCTTCTACCGGTGATGTTTCAGTTTCAGGTTTATTTAACCTGTCCATTGGCAATGTGAGGGAGCAGAACCTAATAGACATCATAAGAACAAGCCATGTTCTAAAGGATATCAGCGATTCTGGTCGTCTCTTGGGAAAGTGCTCATCCTGTGAGTTCAATGGTGTGTGTGGAGGATCAAGGGCCAGGGCATATATAGAAACAGGAAATTTTCTCGAATCAGATCCATCATGTGCATATTTACCTCCAAACACCATAAGAGAGATCAGATAA
- a CDS encoding DNA recombination protein RmuC, whose translation MDLLVVFITGFGSGSIISFILFYLYLKRKSGVSVDRDLIKSISVDVLKEASEQNMKLTENLLKSVSYNTATIFDEKRSEIDSLVVPLRDELANYREQIEKIENIRREDYGNIRNFLDTIGETTARIKQETLALNQMLKNSQSRGRWGEITLRKVVENAGLTEHIDFEEQVQGTGGERPDMIIHLPGSKEVVVDSKAPYKKFIESFEETVPEKKEEIMKEFATDLKKQIKNLNSKQYFEKVTGSFQFTVMFLPHESMLNAAVGTDPEILDYALLNNIVMATPLTFFALLKVIQMSWKEDSMLKNSGELIKISGNIYERMEGMYERINRVGKNINSLVKDYNSLISFSESRVLPSLKRMNQIGELGKTETVTGTELEELTREPMEEKWNKFERTD comes from the coding sequence ATGGATTTGCTGGTGGTTTTCATCACTGGATTTGGTTCAGGTTCCATTATTTCATTTATTCTCTTCTACTTATATTTAAAAAGAAAGTCTGGCGTTTCAGTGGATCGTGACTTAATTAAATCAATTTCTGTAGATGTACTGAAAGAGGCCAGTGAACAGAATATGAAATTAACTGAAAATTTGCTGAAGAGTGTTTCATATAATACTGCGACCATATTTGATGAGAAGAGATCCGAAATAGACTCACTGGTAGTTCCACTAAGAGATGAGCTTGCAAACTACAGAGAACAGATAGAAAAGATAGAGAATATCAGGAGAGAAGATTACGGAAATATTAGAAATTTTCTCGATACGATTGGGGAAACAACAGCAAGGATAAAACAGGAGACCCTTGCTCTTAATCAGATGCTTAAAAATTCTCAATCCAGAGGCAGATGGGGGGAAATAACACTCAGGAAAGTAGTGGAGAATGCTGGACTCACAGAGCATATAGACTTTGAAGAGCAGGTACAGGGCACCGGTGGTGAAAGACCAGACATGATAATTCATCTACCGGGATCTAAGGAAGTTGTTGTGGATTCAAAGGCTCCATATAAGAAATTTATAGAATCGTTTGAAGAAACCGTTCCTGAAAAGAAAGAGGAAATTATGAAGGAGTTTGCAACTGACCTGAAAAAACAGATAAAGAATCTGAATTCTAAACAGTATTTTGAGAAGGTAACTGGCTCATTCCAGTTCACTGTCATGTTCCTGCCCCATGAAAGTATGCTTAATGCAGCCGTTGGAACAGACCCTGAAATTCTTGACTATGCACTCTTGAACAATATAGTTATGGCAACTCCTCTTACATTCTTCGCACTCCTAAAAGTAATTCAAATGTCATGGAAAGAAGATTCGATGCTAAAAAATTCTGGAGAATTAATCAAAATCTCTGGTAATATATATGAAAGAATGGAAGGAATGTATGAACGTATTAATAGAGTTGGAAAAAATATAAATTCTCTTGTAAAAGACTATAATTCACTCATTTCATTTAGTGAAAGCAGGGTCCTCCCATCTCTAAAGAGAATGAATCAGATAGGGGAGCTTGGGAAAACTGAAACTGTGACAGGAACTGAACTTGAGGAATTAACTAGGGAGCCAATGGAAGAAAAGTGGAACAAATTTGAAAGAACCGACTGA